A stretch of DNA from Sphingomonas sp. SORGH_AS_0879:
TCAGCGCCTCCAGCATCTCGGTCGCCAGGATTTCGCGGACGCCACCTTTCAGCGTCAGGCGGCCGTCGCCGAAGCGGCTATAGGGCGTCTGCCCCGATCCCTTGGTGCCGAGTTCGAGCAACCGGCCATCGGTCGCGACCATCTGCGCGAAGGTGAAGCCGCGCCCGTCGCCCAGATCGGAATTATACTGGCGGAATTGATGGCCGTGATAGCGAAGCGCCATCGGCCCCGGCAGCGTGTCGGGCAAGGGCTGGAACCGCCCCAGATGCGCCACCCATTCCTCATCGCTCAGCGTCTCCAGCCCGATCTCGGCGGCGGCGCGATCGTTGCGGAAACGGATGACGGTTTGCGGAAAATCCGCCGCCTCCACCGGATCGGCGAGGAAGTCCGCGATCTCGGTCAGCGGGCGGGCGGGGCGATAGGCTTGCGGGGACAGGGGCATACCGCGATATGGAGACGGCACCGGAGGACCTTCAAGCATGATCCCTCATGAGAATCGATATTGGTGGTCGAAGGACGGCCTGCGGCTTCATGCGCGCGACTATTCCGGATCGGATGCGCTGCCCCCGATCCTCTGCCTGCCCGGCCTGACCCGCAACGCCCGCGATTTCGAGGGGCTGGCCGAGGCTTTGGCGGGCCGTTCGCGCGTGATCGCGGTCAGTTTCCGGGGGCGGGGTGAGAGCGCCTATGCCAAGGATCCGATGACCTATGTCCCCCTGACCTATGTCCAGGATGTCGAGGCGCTGCTGGACGAACTGGGCATTACCCGCTTCGTCGCGGTCGGCACCTCGTTGGGCGGGATCGTGACGATGGTGCTGGCGGCGACCGCGCGCGGGCGGCTGGCGGGGGCGGTGCTCAACGATATCGGGCCCGAGATCGAGGCGGCAGGGCTGGCGCGTATCCGAGGCTATGTCGGCAAGGGGCAGAGTTTCCCGACCTGGCTTCACGCCGCGCGCTGCCTTCATGAGAATAGCGAGGACGTCTATCCCGATTGGGGAATGGAGGACTGGCTCGCCATGGCCAAGCGGACCCATAGGCTGACCAGCGCAGGACGGATCGTCCTCGATTACGACCTGAAGATCGCCGAGCCGTTCCGCGTGCCCAACGCAGAGGCGGGGCCGGACATGTGGGCGGCGCTGGATGCGCTGAACGGGGTGCCGACGCTGGTGGTGCGCGGCGAGCGGTCCGACATATTGAGCGCGAGCGTCGCCGAGCGGATGGTGAAGGCGCTGTCGCCATCCGAACTGGTGACGGTCCCGCATGTCGGCCACACGCCGTTGCTGACCGAGCCGGAGGCGTTGGCGGGGATCGGGCGACTGCTCGACAGGGTGGCGGGATAAGGCCCATTCCATTCCTCCCCCGCAAGGGGCTCCTCTGCAAATGCAAATTCGCCTGGCACCATCCCGGCGAAGGCCGGGATCCAGTTGCGGGACGATTGTAAATGCCTCTAATCGCCTCCCGACTAGACCCCGGCCTCCGCCGGGGTGGTCCATAGTGTCGGGCGGCGTCCCGACGTTCGCACAGGTTTCCTGCAAGGGGAGGAAAACGTGAAGGGCGATCGACTCTAGCGGTTTCCAACACCGTTGCCGCCCGTTAATCCGGCACGCATGGCCCGACCGCTTCACATCCTGCACCTCCATTCCTCCTTTTCGCTGGGCGGCAAGGAGGCGCGAGCGGTCGCGCTGATGAACGCGTTCGGCGAGGCGGCCAGGCACACCATCGTCTCCGCCATGCCCGACGAACTCGGCGCGCGGGATTCGATCGCCAAGGACATACGCTACGAAATCGCACAGGACGCGCCGTCGCTGACGGGCAAGCCCTCGGTCAAGCGCTACGAGGCGATCGCCGCCTATATGCGCCGCTTCGACCTGGTGCTGACCTATAATTGGGGGGCGATCGACGGGGTGATGGCGCGGCGCGTCTATGCCAAGGGCGCGCCGCCGTTGGTCCATCACGAGGACGGGTTCAACGCCGACGAAGCGCGCGGCCTGAAGCTGGAGCGCAACATCTATCGCCGCATCGCCCTGTCGGCGGCGAATGCGCTGGCGGTGCCGAGCCATGTGCTGGAGGGCATCGCGCTCCGCACCTGGAAGCAGCCCGCCGAGCGGGTCCATCGCATCCCCAACGGCATCGCGACCGCGCTGTACGCGCGTGACCCCGATCCGAACGGCATCCCCGGCTTCGTGCGCCAGCCCAAGGAGATCGTCGTCGGGGCGCTGGCGGGCCTGCGGGTGGTCAAGAACCTGCCGATGCTGGTCCGCGCAATGGGCGGCATCCCCGGACGCTTTCGCCTGGTGATCGTCGGCGAGGGGCCGGAGCGCGCCACCATCCAGCAGGCCGCCGCCGCCATGGGCATTGCCGACCGGCTGGTCATGCCTGGCTTTCTAGAGCGGCCTTATAATTACATCCGGCATTT
This window harbors:
- a CDS encoding glycosyltransferase family 4 protein; protein product: MARPLHILHLHSSFSLGGKEARAVALMNAFGEAARHTIVSAMPDELGARDSIAKDIRYEIAQDAPSLTGKPSVKRYEAIAAYMRRFDLVLTYNWGAIDGVMARRVYAKGAPPLVHHEDGFNADEARGLKLERNIYRRIALSAANALAVPSHVLEGIALRTWKQPAERVHRIPNGIATALYARDPDPNGIPGFVRQPKEIVVGALAGLRVVKNLPMLVRAMGGIPGRFRLVIVGEGPERATIQQAAAAMGIADRLVMPGFLERPYNYIRHFDIVALSSLSEQAPISVLEGMAAGLPIASLPVGDVRSMVSEANHPFIADAPNEVRLRDVIQALIAHPELRAQAGAANQQRARAEFDQSHMVARYKALYEQVLGRPGALG
- a CDS encoding alpha/beta fold hydrolase, which gives rise to MIPHENRYWWSKDGLRLHARDYSGSDALPPILCLPGLTRNARDFEGLAEALAGRSRVIAVSFRGRGESAYAKDPMTYVPLTYVQDVEALLDELGITRFVAVGTSLGGIVTMVLAATARGRLAGAVLNDIGPEIEAAGLARIRGYVGKGQSFPTWLHAARCLHENSEDVYPDWGMEDWLAMAKRTHRLTSAGRIVLDYDLKIAEPFRVPNAEAGPDMWAALDALNGVPTLVVRGERSDILSASVAERMVKALSPSELVTVPHVGHTPLLTEPEALAGIGRLLDRVAG